A segment of the Nilaparvata lugens isolate BPH chromosome X, ASM1435652v1, whole genome shotgun sequence genome:
ATAGCTATATCACTCTATACTCAGTACTCTACATAAAAAGTTGATCCaagattgaataatgaatagtgTACCTTTAGATGAACTTGAAGTAACTGAATGCCCACTGTTTGTACCCTGAGGAGTAAATGATATGTTGTGGCCAGCAGTGTGTTCTGAAGAGACCAGGCATGACTCTTCAATCGGCTTCTCCAAATCTGAATCCCCTGCTATGAATGATTCTGTAACGAAATACAATGTACcctaataattgaaatatttgggggaaataattattaactactattaaatatatattacatattttcaTCATTCTAAAAATGTAGAGAGGAAAGTCTGAGAAGCATGATGACTTATTTTGAGAAatccaataataaaaaatgagaaataatgaaaaatcaattggGGGAGTACAGGATAACTAAAGAGAATTTGCCTTTTTCCTAAAACATTTTTGTTAGTTTTCACTTGAGAACACCGTAGTGATACTGGGGTCAGTACTTGTGGAAACATtccatataacacaaacatctactcaaatcaccatttgttGTCAGGATGTGTTGAGCTTCTACATCAACAAGTAGTTCTGAAGGTGGTTCTGGATatttaatttgttttgtaaCCAGAGCTTCATCTTCACTGTCACTACTGAATAGTATTTTCTTTACCGGTCTTCTTTTTCGCTTTTCTTTTCCACCTTCATCAAATTCAGTGAGAACTTCAGAATCTGATTCTGCTTTCCTCAACTTCTCTCTAGCTTTCCGAATATCATCTGGAAAAAGTATTCACATTTTCAATTACATGGGATCTAATTAAAAGTGAATGgattaataatgttttttataagttatatagttacttgatgaacaatatttgaaaattgatcacttatGTAGGAATTATTCCAacataatatattgtaaatgAAATATGTTATAATGTTATGATAAGAAGgaagaataaaattaacatATCAAAGCTTGAGATTGTTCAAATATTGAACCATCTTGATTACCTCAAATCTGAAATTGTTTATAGGTAATTAAAAACAGAATAGAAAGCAAAATTAAATTCGTATTGTGTTTGCATAGCCTTTAGTCTCAAATTATTCATCTACATTACTGACCTGTTCTATAAAAAACTCTCTTCATCTCATAGGTGGGCCAAGTTTCTTCATGTGTATCTTTCGAATTTAACAGGAATTTATTGAATGCAATCGAATTCTTATAAGGAGGCCAAAAGCACTCTTTTTTTCTCGGAGTCATCCACTCTTCACGAATAATAGCTAATCCTCCACCTGAGTTTTTCTCAAACTCAATCACAGCAAATAACATAGCTGCTTTGAATAATAGTCCCTAGaacaaaaacattttgaattcgGATAAGCTGGGACCTGTAAATAAGTTGTTATCTTGTAATCTGGTGATTGGAACAATCATTATAATGAAAGATATTAGAATTGAGTTGCAGTGTTATCTATTTGATAAGTGCCAAATCAAAGTtaactgaaaaaatatgttgGCGCATGTTTCCCTTAACCAACATTATGACTTGAAAAGAGTTTTAAAAATCGGATTTCACTGGATTAAGCTTATAGTCAAGATGTGTAAGCTTACCTACTATTCTTTTAAATACAAAGAATTTAGTCTTATCATGGACTTACAAAACATGGCATTAAAATGTTTAGCTAGAGCCAAAAGCTTTGCAAAAACATGAAATGCTTTGTGCTAAGTAGAAATGAGTTAAGTTACCGTACTAGTAGCATCTAGATGGCATATAAGTTAACAGTCAAGTATGATACCATCTTAAGATAaatcttataataaattttgtaagtt
Coding sequences within it:
- the LOC111044126 gene encoding uncharacterized protein LOC111044126, which gives rise to MLFAVIEFEKNSGGGLAIIREEWMTPRKKECFWPPYKNSIAFNKFLLNSKDTHEETWPTYEMKRVFYRTDDIRKAREKLRKAESDSEVLTEFDEGGKEKRKRRPVKKILFSSDSEDEALVTKQIKYPEPPSELLVDVEAQHILTTNESFIAGDSDLEKPIEESCLVSSEHTAGHNISFTPQGTNSGHSVTSSSSKGLDVLAGHLARINRRLDDIEKNQSEILARLCPTKPAMNIIPPDIKLPCETLDEISDLEDWLLDDTNKQSLITNLSLLGGKKVGRVVRNILEKIFTNDVAKLFNWTGRHSKRCLRDLAVMKLIPGAVRKQKKLIKFYG